One segment of Funiculus sociatus GB2-C1 DNA contains the following:
- a CDS encoding NIL domain-containing protein, translated as MKKRVTLTFPKRAIQMPVTYRLAKDFNVAANIIRAQVAPNQIGKLVVELLGDIDALDAAIDWMRSQDISVSFASREIVIDEDVCVDCGLCTGVCPTEALTLDPQTFRLTFMRSRCIVCEQCIPTCPVQAISTNL; from the coding sequence GTGAAAAAACGAGTAACGCTGACTTTTCCGAAACGCGCAATACAAATGCCAGTGACTTATCGACTGGCTAAAGATTTTAATGTGGCGGCGAATATTATTCGCGCTCAGGTGGCACCGAATCAAATTGGTAAGCTGGTAGTGGAACTTTTGGGCGATATTGATGCGCTGGATGCGGCGATTGATTGGATGCGATCGCAAGATATCAGCGTTTCCTTTGCCAGTCGGGAGATTGTTATTGATGAAGATGTCTGCGTTGACTGCGGACTTTGTACTGGTGTTTGCCCTACGGAAGCCCTTACTTTAGATCCGCAGACGTTCCGGCTAACGTTTATGCGATCGCGCTGCATTGTCTGCGAACAGTGTATTCCTACTTGTCCCGTTCAGGCAATTTCCACCAATCTTTAA
- a CDS encoding thioredoxin family protein: protein MAVNSPETTVTPQTQSPADGGKRIRNFLIAMVAIILTVALFFGLRTETSSVSLDAQAQTSTPLEVALSNGKPTLMEFYANWCTSCQAMAKDLGELKQEYADCVNFVMLNVDNNKWLPEMLRYRVDGIPHFVYFGKNGEAIAQTLGEMPRPIMQANIEALVAALPLPYTQSGQVSAFEAPVTPAKATPDDPRSHGSQVKN, encoded by the coding sequence ATGGCTGTGAATTCACCTGAAACAACTGTAACTCCCCAAACCCAGTCGCCAGCAGACGGCGGGAAACGCATCAGAAATTTCTTGATTGCAATGGTAGCAATTATCCTCACCGTTGCCCTATTTTTCGGACTGCGAACCGAGACAAGTTCAGTTTCCCTCGACGCACAGGCGCAAACATCCACACCGTTAGAAGTGGCTTTGAGTAATGGTAAGCCGACGCTAATGGAATTTTATGCCAACTGGTGTACTAGCTGTCAGGCGATGGCCAAGGATTTGGGTGAACTCAAACAAGAGTACGCGGACTGTGTGAACTTTGTGATGCTGAACGTGGATAATAACAAGTGGTTGCCAGAGATGCTGCGCTACCGAGTCGATGGCATTCCACATTTCGTGTATTTTGGGAAAAATGGGGAAGCGATCGCTCAAACCCTCGGTGAAATGCCTCGTCCCATCATGCAGGCAAATATTGAAGCCCTAGTTGCTGCCTTACCCCTACCTTATACCCAATCCGGGCAAGTATCCGCCTTTGAAGCGCCCGTCACGCCAGCAAAAGCCACCCCTGACGATCCTCGCAGCCACGGTAGTCAAGTCAAAAATTAA
- a CDS encoding S-layer homology domain-containing protein — translation MTNPPPPDPRSSQLGFDELIGIVVAFAAIGAILFWVIGRKDEGLNLTGLPIPSATASPTPAAPLAPVLPQESPLPQAIDPATPEASESLTPAVPIPVDPTAASRTIPLAPAPVVVAPAPAVVAPSPTASATPSPTPTASPPARALNFTDIPANYWARPYIQAMAQRNIVAGFTDRTFRPDRPITRAEFAAILQKAFNKQSAQNAPNFKDVPAGLWANAAIKQAATTGFLKGYPNNIFLPNQEIPKAQVFVALASGLGLAPPANVAQVLQTYQDAPQIPNYAKPGVAAATASGLVVNYPKTNLLKPTQAATRAEVAAAIYQALAQAGRVEKIPSQYQVQVQPK, via the coding sequence ATGACGAATCCACCGCCCCCCGATCCAAGATCCTCTCAACTAGGCTTTGATGAGTTGATAGGCATTGTTGTAGCCTTTGCCGCCATTGGCGCGATTTTATTTTGGGTGATAGGTAGAAAAGATGAAGGGTTGAATCTGACAGGCTTGCCGATTCCTAGCGCCACCGCGAGTCCCACGCCAGCAGCTCCACTAGCGCCCGTATTGCCACAGGAGTCGCCCCTTCCCCAAGCCATAGATCCCGCAACGCCAGAAGCCTCGGAAAGCCTCACCCCAGCCGTACCGATACCAGTAGACCCAACCGCGGCTTCGAGAACCATACCCTTAGCTCCCGCCCCAGTGGTTGTAGCTCCCGCCCCAGCGGTCGTAGCTCCTTCTCCAACTGCATCTGCGACTCCCTCCCCAACACCCACAGCTTCACCCCCAGCGAGGGCGCTCAACTTCACCGATATTCCTGCTAATTACTGGGCGCGTCCTTACATACAGGCAATGGCTCAGCGTAACATCGTCGCCGGTTTTACCGATCGCACTTTTCGCCCGGATAGACCGATAACTAGAGCCGAATTTGCTGCCATTTTGCAGAAGGCTTTTAACAAACAATCAGCTCAAAACGCACCTAATTTTAAAGATGTTCCAGCTGGGCTCTGGGCAAACGCAGCGATTAAGCAAGCTGCTACAACGGGTTTTTTAAAAGGGTATCCAAATAATATCTTTCTCCCCAATCAAGAAATTCCCAAAGCGCAAGTCTTCGTTGCCCTTGCCAGTGGCTTAGGGCTGGCACCACCGGCTAATGTTGCCCAAGTTTTACAGACTTATCAGGATGCTCCGCAGATTCCTAATTACGCCAAGCCAGGGGTCGCAGCAGCTACGGCATCGGGTCTTGTGGTAAATTACCCAAAAACCAACTTGCTAAAACCAACTCAGGCGGCTACGAGAGCTGAGGTTGCGGCTGCGATTTATCAAGCCTTAGCGCAAGCTGGAAGAGTGGAAAAGATTCCTTCTCAGTATCAAGTTCAAGTTCAGCCAAAATAA
- a CDS encoding peptidoglycan-binding domain-containing protein, translating into MAFNISVLKLPTLKIGSNGSAVSAWQSYLKEAQYPIGTVDGDFGKISDTATRSYQQRNNLPVTGVVDNTTYTKALSDGFIYKVPNLTTALLLAYLRFGDAEVKDLQKSLNTILVPDLGLDGDFGARSTQGLAQAYLQRDVRLRSELEELLSATTKQKLGADFTEAMDILNNYAKRIRFRLSGQHWYDFFPTSKSISDLASPFRERVLAFQKAMIDAGAQTIIAATYRPPQRAYLMHYAARISRGSIRAEDVPRFPGVDIQWVHYTNAVSVKAAELMVDAYGIGGNPVALKSLHTEKLAIDWNITWDGILKIKRRDGTIFNISAPTNGASNTILHNVGASYGVYKLLNDPPHWSYNGR; encoded by the coding sequence ATGGCTTTCAATATCAGTGTTCTAAAACTGCCTACGCTCAAAATTGGCTCTAATGGTTCAGCTGTTAGTGCTTGGCAGAGCTATTTGAAAGAAGCTCAATATCCGATTGGGACTGTTGATGGAGACTTTGGCAAAATAAGTGATACCGCTACCCGCAGCTATCAACAAAGAAATAATTTGCCCGTCACTGGAGTTGTAGATAATACAACTTATACCAAAGCTTTGAGCGACGGCTTTATTTATAAAGTTCCGAATCTTACGACGGCATTGTTGTTAGCTTACCTGCGCTTTGGAGATGCAGAGGTAAAAGATTTACAAAAGTCTTTGAATACTATCTTGGTTCCAGATTTGGGATTAGACGGAGACTTTGGTGCCAGAAGTACGCAGGGCTTAGCTCAAGCTTACCTACAAAGAGATGTGCGCTTGCGTAGCGAATTAGAGGAGCTGCTTTCTGCAACTACTAAGCAGAAACTGGGAGCAGACTTTACTGAAGCAATGGATATTCTCAACAACTATGCTAAAAGAATTAGATTTCGTTTGAGTGGACAACATTGGTATGACTTTTTTCCAACAAGCAAGTCTATTTCTGATTTAGCTTCTCCATTCCGCGAAAGGGTACTGGCATTTCAAAAAGCCATGATTGACGCAGGCGCTCAAACAATTATCGCCGCCACTTATCGACCTCCACAACGAGCTTATTTGATGCACTATGCTGCTAGAATTTCACGAGGAAGTATTAGGGCAGAGGATGTACCGCGCTTTCCGGGAGTTGATATTCAATGGGTACATTACACAAATGCGGTGTCGGTGAAAGCAGCAGAATTGATGGTAGATGCTTATGGGATTGGTGGTAATCCTGTTGCTCTCAAATCTCTTCATACTGAAAAGTTAGCGATTGATTGGAATATTACCTGGGATGGTATCCTAAAAATTAAAAGACGAGATGGAACCATCTTTAATATCAGCGCTCCCACTAACGGTGCCAGCAATACTATTTTGCACAATGTTGGTGCTTCTTATGGTGTGTATAAGCTATTGAACGATCCTCCACATTGGTCATATAACGGTCGCTAA
- a CDS encoding N-acetylmuramoyl-L-alanine amidase produces MEYGIDIGHNCSPDTGARGIRVEDVMTIEVGTRVISKLKSQGHQVVECKPKSASSVGNSLLQRCNIANANRVNLFVSIHFNAFNRVAKGTEVFAASDTGRKIAQPILDNIVKLGYFNRGVKDGSHLYVIKNTNMPAILLECCFCDNQEDMNRYNPEALANAIVTGLTGQSPTPPAPNPAKDNEIIKLQQTLNRLKITDSSGKKLVEDGTIDNETRAATQKFQSIVDITENGIAGPTTWIALNQILAKPILRANHAGGTAVKYLQYRIGAETDGVFGPGTEAAVERFQKQNGLTADGIVGPQGWVKLIG; encoded by the coding sequence ATGGAATACGGAATTGATATTGGGCATAATTGTTCTCCCGACACGGGAGCCAGAGGAATTAGAGTTGAAGATGTGATGACAATAGAGGTGGGAACTAGAGTTATATCTAAGTTAAAATCTCAGGGACATCAAGTTGTAGAATGCAAGCCTAAAAGCGCGAGTAGTGTAGGCAATTCCTTATTGCAAAGATGCAATATAGCCAATGCTAATAGAGTGAACCTATTTGTATCTATTCACTTTAATGCTTTTAACCGTGTAGCTAAGGGAACGGAAGTATTTGCAGCCAGCGATACAGGCAGAAAGATTGCCCAGCCCATACTAGACAATATAGTTAAATTGGGATATTTCAACAGAGGCGTTAAAGATGGTTCACACTTGTATGTAATCAAAAATACAAATATGCCCGCCATTCTGCTTGAGTGTTGTTTCTGCGACAACCAAGAAGATATGAATCGGTACAATCCAGAAGCTTTGGCGAATGCTATTGTTACCGGATTAACTGGACAATCTCCAACGCCTCCCGCTCCAAACCCAGCTAAAGATAACGAGATAATCAAACTACAGCAAACCTTAAATAGGTTAAAAATAACAGATAGCAGTGGCAAAAAGTTGGTAGAAGATGGAACAATAGACAATGAAACTAGAGCAGCTACCCAAAAGTTTCAGTCAATTGTAGACATCACCGAAAATGGAATTGCTGGCCCTACCACGTGGATTGCACTTAATCAGATTCTTGCCAAGCCAATACTAAGAGCAAACCATGCTGGCGGTACAGCTGTAAAATACCTGCAATACCGCATAGGTGCAGAAACAGATGGCGTTTTTGGCCCTGGTACAGAGGCAGCAGTTGAGAGATTTCAAAAACAAAATGGCTTAACTGCTGATGGCATTGTGGGGCCTCAAGGCTGGGTTAAATTAATAGGTTAA
- the bchH gene encoding magnesium chelatase subunit H produces the protein MKRIVLIAGFESFNADLYRKGADLAQASCRELDIRVFSDRALTTEPEAVEAALQGADVFFGSLLFDYDQVLWLRDRAQHIPIRLVFESALELMSLTQLGAFKIGDNPKGMPKPVKFILDKFSNGREEDKLAGYISFLKVGPKLLKFVPVQKVQDLRNWLIIYGYWNAGGTENVASMFWTIAEKYFGLKVGEIPPPIETPNMGLLHPDYQGFFESPKAYLDWYQRGWGLGKGDFPIPNSQSPIPNPQSPVVGILLYRKHVITKQPYIPQLIRQFEKAGLIPLPIFINGVEGHVAVRDWMTTNYEIAQRKLGNIETPSLSDQAVPVDAIVSTIGFPLVGGPAGSMEAGRQVEVAKRILTAKNVPYIVAAPLLIQDIHSWTRQGVGGLQSVVLYALPELDGAIDPVPLGGLVGEDIYLIPERVQRLIGRLKKWISLRQKSTAERKIAIILYGFPPGYGATGTAALLNVPRSLLKLLHALKDQGYNIGELPEDGEELIRLVKKADENPTPALADEGEKARKGLEGVNTVNTKTLEKWLGYLLTTRIEKQWESLTGTGIKTYGDEFQIGGIQLGNIWIGVQPPLGISGDPMRLMFERDLTPHPQYAAFYKWLQNDFQADAIVHFGMHGTVEWLPGSPLGNTGYSWSDILLGNVPNLYVYAANNPSESILAKRRGYGVIISHNVPPYGRAGLYKELVTLRELIAEYREDTDKNYVLKEAICKKILDIGLDADCPFEDAKRLGIAFTPENARMFSADVFNSYLVRLYEYLQVLENRLFSSGLHTLGEAPNSEEMVSYLEAYFGEELSEGIVRGIVEGTEPPRPPERREKEVIQIRDLLMQTGEELRNLIRGLNGEYIPPAPGGDLLRDGAGVLPTGRNIHALDPYRMPSPAAYERGREIAKKIIDQHFQENGKYPETVAVMLWGLDAIKTKGESLGILLELVGAEPVKEGTGRIVRYELKPLSQLNHPRIDVLGNLSGIFRDSFVNIIELLDDLFQRAADADEPEDKNFVRKHVLALKAKGVENVTARLFSNPAGDFGSLVNDQVVASSWESGDELGDTWQSRNVFSYGRKDKGQARPEVLTQLLDKCDRIVQEIDSVEYGITDIQEYYANTGGLKRAAEKQQGKKVNASFVESFSKDTTPRKLEDLLRMEYRTKLLNPKWAQAMANQGSGGAYEISQRMTALIGWGATADFTDNWVYDQAADTYVLDAEMANKLREANPEAFRNIVGRMIEANGRGFWQPNEDKLQKLRELYELSEAEIEGVRG, from the coding sequence ATGAAACGCATTGTTCTAATTGCTGGGTTTGAATCTTTCAACGCTGACCTGTACCGGAAAGGGGCTGATCTGGCACAAGCAAGCTGTCGGGAACTGGATATCCGTGTGTTTAGCGATCGCGCCCTCACGACGGAACCAGAAGCCGTAGAAGCCGCACTCCAGGGGGCAGATGTCTTCTTTGGCAGTCTGCTATTTGATTATGACCAAGTTTTGTGGTTGCGCGATCGCGCACAACACATCCCCATTCGCCTCGTCTTCGAGTCAGCCTTGGAATTGATGAGTCTTACCCAGTTGGGTGCCTTCAAAATTGGCGACAACCCCAAGGGAATGCCCAAACCTGTGAAATTTATTCTCGATAAATTCAGCAACGGGCGAGAAGAAGACAAACTTGCTGGTTATATTAGCTTTTTGAAAGTAGGGCCAAAATTATTAAAATTCGTGCCAGTGCAAAAAGTGCAAGACTTACGCAACTGGCTAATTATCTACGGTTATTGGAACGCTGGAGGAACAGAAAATGTTGCCTCTATGTTCTGGACTATAGCAGAGAAATATTTTGGGCTGAAGGTAGGAGAAATTCCGCCACCAATTGAAACCCCCAACATGGGATTACTGCATCCAGATTATCAAGGATTTTTTGAATCGCCAAAGGCATATTTAGATTGGTATCAACGGGGCTGGGGACTGGGGAAGGGAGATTTCCCAATTCCCAATTCCCAATCCCCAATTCCCAATCCCCAATCCCCAGTTGTTGGAATTCTGCTTTATCGCAAACACGTAATTACAAAACAGCCTTACATTCCCCAGTTAATTCGCCAGTTTGAGAAAGCTGGATTAATACCTTTACCAATTTTTATCAACGGAGTTGAAGGCCATGTGGCGGTGCGAGATTGGATGACAACAAATTACGAAATCGCCCAACGAAAACTCGGTAATATTGAAACTCCTTCACTCTCCGATCAAGCAGTGCCAGTGGATGCAATTGTTTCTACAATTGGTTTTCCCCTCGTAGGTGGCCCTGCGGGGTCGATGGAAGCAGGGCGACAGGTAGAAGTAGCAAAACGCATTCTCACCGCCAAGAATGTACCTTATATCGTTGCCGCACCCCTACTAATTCAAGATATTCATTCTTGGACGCGGCAGGGTGTTGGCGGATTACAAAGTGTCGTTTTGTATGCCTTACCAGAACTCGACGGGGCGATTGATCCAGTTCCTCTCGGTGGTTTGGTTGGAGAAGATATTTACTTAATTCCAGAACGAGTCCAGCGGTTAATCGGAAGGTTGAAAAAATGGATTTCCTTGCGACAAAAGTCTACCGCTGAACGCAAAATTGCCATAATTTTGTATGGATTTCCGCCGGGATATGGTGCAACGGGTACAGCAGCTTTGTTGAATGTACCACGTAGTCTCCTTAAACTTCTCCATGCACTCAAAGACCAAGGTTACAACATTGGGGAATTACCAGAAGACGGCGAAGAATTAATTCGATTAGTGAAAAAAGCGGATGAGAACCCCACCCCAGCCCTCGCCGATGAAGGGGAAAAGGCAAGAAAAGGTTTAGAAGGGGTAAACACCGTCAACACTAAAACCCTAGAAAAATGGCTAGGATACCTACTTACCACCCGTATCGAAAAACAGTGGGAATCCCTCACTGGAACTGGCATCAAAACTTATGGAGATGAATTTCAAATTGGTGGGATACAACTAGGAAATATTTGGATAGGCGTACAGCCACCATTGGGTATTTCTGGCGATCCGATGCGGCTAATGTTTGAGCGAGATTTGACACCACATCCTCAATATGCTGCTTTTTACAAGTGGCTACAAAATGACTTTCAAGCTGATGCCATCGTTCATTTTGGAATGCACGGAACGGTTGAATGGTTGCCGGGATCTCCGCTGGGAAATACTGGTTATTCATGGTCAGATATTTTGTTAGGAAATGTGCCGAATCTATATGTATATGCGGCAAATAATCCTTCCGAATCAATTTTGGCGAAACGTCGCGGCTATGGGGTAATAATTTCTCACAATGTACCGCCTTATGGTCGGGCTGGGTTGTATAAGGAATTGGTGACATTGCGAGAATTAATCGCGGAATATCGAGAAGATACCGATAAAAATTACGTTCTCAAAGAAGCCATCTGCAAAAAGATTTTAGATATAGGTTTGGATGCAGATTGTCCCTTTGAGGATGCGAAACGTTTAGGAATTGCCTTTACTCCTGAAAATGCCAGGATGTTTAGTGCTGATGTCTTTAATAGTTATTTGGTGCGGTTGTACGAGTATCTGCAAGTTCTGGAAAATCGGCTTTTTTCATCTGGGTTGCATACGTTGGGTGAAGCGCCTAATTCAGAGGAGATGGTGTCGTACCTTGAGGCTTATTTTGGCGAGGAGTTATCAGAGGGTATTGTGCGCGGGATTGTAGAAGGAACTGAACCGCCGAGACCCCCAGAACGTAGAGAGAAGGAGGTTATACAGATTCGGGATTTGTTGATGCAAACTGGGGAAGAATTAAGGAATCTTATCAGAGGGCTTAATGGGGAATATATTCCGCCTGCACCGGGGGGAGATTTGTTAAGAGATGGTGCTGGTGTGTTGCCGACTGGTCGCAATATTCATGCTTTAGATCCTTATAGAATGCCTTCACCTGCGGCTTATGAAAGAGGTCGAGAAATTGCTAAAAAAATTATTGATCAACACTTTCAGGAAAATGGTAAATATCCGGAAACTGTGGCGGTGATGTTGTGGGGTTTGGATGCGATTAAAACTAAAGGTGAATCTCTGGGAATTTTGCTGGAATTAGTAGGCGCTGAACCTGTGAAAGAAGGAACTGGGCGAATTGTCCGTTACGAATTAAAGCCTTTATCCCAGTTAAATCATCCTCGTATCGATGTTTTAGGGAATCTTTCTGGCATTTTTCGCGATAGCTTTGTAAATATTATCGAACTACTTGATGATTTATTTCAACGTGCTGCTGATGCTGATGAACCGGAAGATAAAAACTTTGTTCGCAAGCACGTTTTAGCCTTAAAAGCCAAGGGTGTAGAGAATGTAACGGCGAGATTATTTTCTAATCCTGCGGGTGATTTTGGTTCTTTGGTAAACGATCAAGTTGTCGCTTCCAGTTGGGAATCAGGTGATGAGTTGGGCGATACTTGGCAAAGTCGAAATGTTTTTAGTTACGGTAGAAAAGATAAAGGTCAAGCTAGACCAGAGGTTTTGACGCAGTTGTTGGATAAATGCGATCGCATTGTCCAAGAAATCGACTCTGTAGAATATGGTATCACCGATATTCAAGAATATTACGCCAACACTGGCGGCTTGAAAAGGGCAGCAGAAAAACAACAAGGTAAAAAAGTTAACGCCAGTTTTGTCGAAAGTTTCTCGAAAGATACGACACCCCGCAAATTAGAAGATTTGCTGAGAATGGAGTATCGCACCAAGTTACTTAACCCGAAATGGGCGCAAGCAATGGCGAATCAAGGTTCAGGTGGTGCTTACGAAATCTCACAGCGCATGACAGCGTTAATTGGTTGGGGTGCTACTGCTGATTTTACCGATAATTGGGTTTACGACCAAGCAGCAGATACCTATGTTTTAGATGCAGAAATGGCGAATAAATTGCGAGAAGCCAATCCCGAAGCCTTCCGCAATATTGTCGGTAGGATGATAGAAGCAAATGGTCGCGGTTTCTGGCAACCTAATGAGGATAAATTACAGAAGTTACGCGAATTGTATGAATTATCGGAGGCAGAAATCGAAGGCGTGAGGGGTTAA